The Rhodococcus triatomae genome includes a window with the following:
- a CDS encoding rhomboid family intramembrane serine protease: MTNPGWGGAANEGAPFQPRCVRHPDRPTGLACTRCGRPSCPDCLREASVGYQCVDCVAAGRKDVRQARTVAGAPLQSQRAQPYATYTLMGLNVLAFLVTVAQSRSIMDNHRGSSLFEAWALFSPYVALGEWVRVVGSGFLHFGLMHLAVNMFALYIFGRDVEFVLGRARFAAVYVISILGGSAAVMAFDTISVTAGASGAVFGLLGAELLILLKMRRSPTPIIAIIVLNVVISVTIPGISFWGHLGGLLAGAAATAGLLYVPGWLGAGNQRDKVVTIGWSSLAIVGLVTLGLIGVRIVQLRDQMGL; the protein is encoded by the coding sequence ATGACGAACCCCGGCTGGGGCGGCGCTGCGAACGAAGGTGCGCCGTTTCAGCCGCGGTGCGTCCGCCATCCCGATCGACCGACCGGGCTGGCGTGCACGCGCTGCGGCCGCCCCTCCTGCCCGGACTGCCTGCGCGAGGCGTCCGTCGGATACCAGTGCGTCGACTGCGTCGCGGCCGGGCGCAAGGACGTGCGGCAGGCGCGCACCGTCGCCGGTGCACCGTTGCAGTCGCAGCGCGCGCAACCGTATGCGACCTACACGCTCATGGGGCTCAACGTCCTGGCGTTCCTGGTCACCGTCGCGCAGTCGCGCAGCATCATGGACAACCATCGCGGCTCGTCGCTGTTCGAGGCGTGGGCGTTGTTCTCGCCGTACGTGGCGCTCGGCGAATGGGTGCGTGTCGTCGGCAGCGGGTTCCTGCACTTCGGCCTCATGCACCTCGCGGTGAACATGTTCGCCCTCTACATCTTCGGGCGGGACGTCGAGTTCGTTCTGGGCCGTGCCCGGTTCGCCGCCGTCTACGTGATCTCCATCCTCGGCGGTTCCGCCGCGGTGATGGCGTTCGACACGATCTCGGTGACGGCCGGTGCGTCCGGTGCGGTGTTCGGCCTGCTCGGCGCGGAGTTGCTGATCCTGCTCAAGATGCGCCGCAGCCCCACCCCGATCATCGCGATCATCGTCCTCAACGTCGTCATCAGCGTGACGATCCCGGGTATCTCGTTCTGGGGCCATCTCGGCGGCCTGCTCGCCGGCGCCGCAGCGACGGCCGGCCTGCTGTACGTGCCGGGCTGGCTCGGCGCCGGAAATCAGCGGGACAAGGTGGTGACGATCGGGTGGTCCTCCCTCGCGATCGTCGGCCTCGTGACGCTGGGGCTGATCGGCGTACGCATCGTGCAGTTGCGCGACCAGATGGGCCTCTGA
- a CDS encoding aminodeoxychorismate/anthranilate synthase component II, with protein MRILVVDNYDSFVFNLVQYLGQLGTRAVVWRNDDENLTGPDAITRAAKEFDGILLSPGPGTPQRAGATMDLVTASAESGTPLLGVCLGHQAIGAAFGATVDRAPELLHGKTSSVHHAGEGVLAGLPDPFTATRYHSLTVLPETIPEELEVTGRTDSGIVMAMRHRELPIHGVQFHPESVLTQGGHRMLANWLAVAGEAPDEGLVATLEHEVATALGA; from the coding sequence ATGAGGATCCTCGTCGTCGACAACTACGACAGCTTCGTGTTCAACCTGGTCCAGTACCTGGGCCAGCTCGGAACGCGGGCCGTCGTGTGGCGCAACGACGACGAGAACCTCACCGGCCCGGACGCGATCACGCGGGCCGCGAAGGAGTTCGACGGCATCCTGCTCAGCCCGGGCCCGGGTACTCCGCAGCGGGCCGGTGCGACGATGGACCTGGTCACGGCGAGTGCGGAGTCCGGCACCCCGCTGCTCGGTGTCTGTCTCGGTCACCAGGCGATCGGCGCGGCCTTCGGCGCGACGGTGGACCGGGCGCCCGAGCTGCTGCACGGCAAGACCAGCTCCGTCCACCACGCGGGTGAGGGCGTGCTCGCCGGGCTGCCGGACCCTTTCACCGCGACCCGCTATCACTCTCTGACCGTGCTCCCCGAGACCATTCCGGAGGAGCTCGAGGTCACCGGGCGCACCGACAGCGGCATCGTCATGGCGATGCGTCACCGCGAGCTCCCCATTCACGGGGTGCAGTTCCATCCGGAGTCGGTGCTCACCCAGGGTGGGCACCGGATGCTGGCGAACTGGCTGGCCGTGGCCGGCGAGGCGCCGGACGAGGGATTGGTCGCCACCCTCGAGCACGAGGTCGCCACGGCGCTCGGCGCCTGA
- the crgA gene encoding cell division protein CrgA — protein MPKSKVRKKNDFTSHPANRTPVKVKAGPSSTLYVSVMLGFMLVGLAWLIVYYLAADQLAWMNDLGAWNFLIGFGFMIVGLVMTMKWH, from the coding sequence ATGCCCAAGTCGAAGGTTCGCAAGAAGAACGATTTCACGTCCCACCCGGCCAACCGCACACCCGTGAAGGTCAAGGCGGGGCCGTCGAGCACGCTGTACGTGTCGGTGATGCTCGGCTTCATGCTGGTCGGGCTCGCCTGGCTCATCGTCTACTACCTCGCCGCAGACCAGCTTGCCTGGATGAACGATCTCGGTGCCTGGAACTTCCTGATCGGCTTCGGTTTCATGATCGTCGGCCTGGTCATGACCATGAAGTGGCACTGA
- a CDS encoding peptidylprolyl isomerase codes for MTSPHKTATATLHTNRGDIKIELFGNHAPKTVENFVGLAQGTKEYSTANASGGNSGPFYDGASFHRVIDGFMIQGGDPTGTGAGGPGYKFGDEFHPELQFDRPYLLAMANAGPGTNGSQFFVTVTPTPHLNRRHTIFGEVVDAESKKVVDAIATTATDRGDRPVEPVVINSVTVE; via the coding sequence GTGACTTCACCACATAAGACCGCAACCGCGACGCTGCACACCAACCGCGGCGACATCAAGATCGAGCTCTTCGGCAACCATGCACCGAAGACCGTGGAGAACTTCGTGGGCCTCGCCCAGGGCACCAAGGAGTACTCGACGGCGAATGCGTCCGGCGGCAACTCCGGCCCGTTCTACGACGGCGCGTCCTTCCACCGCGTCATCGACGGCTTCATGATCCAGGGCGGCGACCCGACCGGCACCGGTGCCGGCGGACCGGGCTACAAGTTCGGCGACGAGTTCCACCCCGAGCTCCAGTTCGACCGTCCCTACCTGCTCGCCATGGCGAACGCGGGCCCGGGCACCAACGGCTCGCAGTTCTTCGTCACCGTCACCCCGACGCCGCACCTCAACCGGCGCCACACCATCTTCGGTGAGGTCGTCGACGCGGAGTCGAAGAAGGTCGTCGACGCGATCGCCACCACCGCCACCGACCGCGGTGACCGCCCGGTCGAGCCGGTCGTGATCAACAGCGTCACGGTCGAGTGA
- a CDS encoding DUF881 domain-containing protein, with the protein MGERVSGAPVSGSTGWRILVLVVCVVAGLLIATTREVSAGDEIRARDSTRVSDLVRNAQAKADEVGEVRDQLAAQVDSLQQSAATSDDELAAVLDDIDALAVDAGRTALTGPGVTVTMTDAPRGADGRYPTDASPNDLVVHQQDVQSVLNALWAGGAEAMSMQDQRLVATSAPRCIGNTLLLHGRTYSPPYVVSAIGDPARLEAALDAEPGIRVFRQYATRFGLGYTQSASDELTIPAYTGD; encoded by the coding sequence CTGGGGGAACGGGTGAGCGGAGCGCCGGTGAGCGGCAGCACCGGATGGCGAATCCTCGTTCTCGTCGTCTGTGTGGTGGCCGGGTTGCTCATCGCCACCACGCGCGAGGTGTCCGCGGGCGACGAGATCCGGGCCCGTGACTCCACTCGCGTCTCCGACCTGGTGCGCAACGCGCAGGCCAAGGCGGACGAGGTGGGCGAGGTGCGGGACCAGCTCGCCGCGCAGGTGGACTCCCTGCAACAGAGCGCCGCGACCTCGGACGACGAGTTGGCGGCCGTCCTCGACGACATCGACGCCCTGGCCGTGGACGCGGGCCGGACGGCTCTCACCGGCCCCGGGGTCACTGTCACCATGACCGACGCTCCCCGCGGAGCCGACGGCCGGTATCCCACCGACGCCTCGCCCAACGATCTGGTCGTGCACCAGCAGGACGTGCAGAGTGTGCTCAACGCGCTGTGGGCGGGTGGCGCCGAGGCGATGAGCATGCAGGACCAGCGCCTCGTCGCCACTTCCGCGCCACGGTGCATCGGCAACACCCTGCTTCTCCACGGCCGCACCTACAGCCCGCCGTACGTGGTCAGCGCGATCGGTGACCCGGCCCGGCTCGAGGCAGCCCTCGACGCCGAGCCGGGTATCCGGGTGTTCCGGCAGTACGCCACCCGCTTCGGTCTGGGTTACACGCAGAGCGCGTCGGACGAGCTGACCATCCCCGCATACACCGGCGATTGA
- a CDS encoding PH domain-containing protein — MTDESTAPATLRWETPQQAIAALGVGGVVLAVAGLAIPTEPTGRLLVMLAALGLFVIAGLAVRQRPRLAVLDGAAGIESQRLSGRRVFRRDQIERIRVVKYPRLGRRVPMLEIDVRDDGDVERLLIFGRWDLGTSPLTVFDALSVHGLVPPDPHADSA, encoded by the coding sequence ATGACTGACGAGTCCACCGCCCCGGCCACGCTGCGCTGGGAGACGCCACAGCAGGCGATCGCGGCCCTCGGCGTCGGTGGCGTCGTCCTGGCCGTCGCGGGGCTCGCGATACCCACCGAACCGACGGGACGACTGCTCGTGATGCTCGCGGCACTCGGCCTGTTCGTGATCGCCGGCCTCGCCGTGCGGCAGCGGCCGCGGCTGGCGGTCCTCGACGGTGCCGCCGGAATCGAATCCCAACGGCTCAGCGGCCGGCGCGTGTTCCGACGCGATCAGATCGAGCGGATCCGCGTGGTCAAGTACCCCCGGCTGGGCCGCCGGGTGCCGATGCTCGAGATCGACGTGCGCGACGACGGTGACGTCGAGCGGCTGCTGATCTTCGGCCGCTGGGACCTGGGCACCAGCCCGCTGACCGTCTTCGACGCCCTCTCCGTGCACGGCCTCGTCCCACCCGATCCGCACGCCGACTCGGCCTGA